Genomic segment of Candidatus Thermokryptus mobilis:
TAAAAGTTATAAAAATCTCAAACCTTGAAATATACTCCCAAAACCTTTCAATTATCTCCTTCTCCGTTCCAGGAATAAATTTCACCTTCACCTTATCCTTTCTTGAGTTCTCAGAAGCATAGATGTTCAATATCTTCTCAATCTCAATCTCCCAAGTTTCAACCTCGTCAGATTGATAAAGCACAACCCCTTGCGATGAATCCACATTCAACATCCCTATCGCCACAACTTGCGCCGTCAACGGATAGAGATTTAATCTCTCTATTACCTTTGCCCTCTCCCTTTCCCTTCTTTCCTCCGTTTCCTCCTCCTCAACAAACTTCATCAAATACTCATACTGTGCCTCATCAAAATCCTCAATTGGAAATCCTGATGTCTCAATATCAAAAATGACCCGACTTTTCATATCTCAACCCCAATTTCTTATTTGAATTCCAAATTTAACCTCACTTATACGACAAATTTCAATGAAAGGACAACCCCAACAAATTTTACTAATTTTATCATCATGCGATGTCAAACCAAATTTACCATTAACAATCCCATCAACATAAACATTAACTTTTTCAACAGCCAAGTCAATCTTTTTCTTATACTCCTCCTCATCCAAAATTTTTTTGCTTCTCCTCCCTTCCCCCTTCTGCAAAACTCTCCCAATCCTTACATCACCGCGAACTATATAATTAACCCCTCCAACACCCTCCATCTCATAACCCCTGTCTTTGAAAATTTCCTCAGCAACTTTAATGTAAATCGGAATCTGAAGATGTATCCCCCTATCCAAATCATCCAAAGTCGGAACATATCTTCCCGTCTTATAATCATAAATCAAAAACTTATTCCCTTTCACATCAATCCTATCAATTTTCCCCTGAATTTTCACCCTCCCTATTTGAATTGGCTTATCCGTTGAAAGATTGACATCTACCTCCGCTCTACTTCCGATCTTGGGTCCGAAAGCAACCTCAAAATAAATCGGCTTATATTCCCTATATTCTATAGAACTTGCCTCCAGATCGATAAACTTCTTCATATTTTCAACCAGCTCATCAACCTCAACCTCCCAAAGCGGATGGTTTATCTCAAATTCGCTCGCCTTTTCAAGAGCAATTTCAACTATCAACTCCTTCGCCTTGTCAACATTTTCCGCAATACTTAAACCAAGCTCAACCCAACTATTGTAAAACTTATAAAGCACCTCGTGATATAAAATACCTCTTTCAATCGGCGTCAAAAGATCCTCTATCTCCTCAAATGTTCGCAAATTCAAAACCCTCTCAGAGAAATATCTGAAAGGACACTTACCATATGTCTCAAGCTGTGATATTGAAAAAATCCTTTCCTCGTGTTCCCCAAGTTTTATCTTCTCATCATAATAATCTGCTTTAATTATCCCTTTATATTCAGCATAATTTTCATCATGCGAATTGCTTCTGCTTATGTTAACCCTTGAAATATCAAAAATATATCTCATCTTATCTCCATAATCAGCGACAAGCTTTGGAAACTTCTCAACAACAAAATCAAATCCCCTTTCACCAAGTTCAAACTTCAAAAACCTGCCAAACTTATCATAAAGTTCAAGCATTGAAAAAATCCCACGGTCAAAATCATCCGACGACACCTTTTCAAATTCAACAACCTGTTCAAGAGAGTCAATAAACCTTGACCTAACGAGTTCGTTCTCCCCGTCCGTCCTCGGATAAGTCAAATAAAGATGCGTTTTGAAATTTACAACACCCTGATAGAAAAGATAACGCTCGTCAAGCTTATGCCTCCACTCCGTTTTTCTAAGCTCTTCACTTAAAAATACCTCTGGCTCATACACAGATGGAAACTCCGTATCAACAAGCCCAGCAATTATCATAACATCAAAATTCAAACCTCTTGTCTCTTCAAGTGCCGTCACATAAACGCCATAACCATACTTTTGCCTTATATTGTATCTTACCCTTGAAATTGCCTTCTTTATCAAGTCAACATAAAAATTAAACTTGTACCTTTCCCGTCTTTTCATATTGAATTCAAAAACCTCAAGGACTTCATCAACGACTTCAATAAACTTCTGATAAGCCCGCGCATCCCTTTCAATTTCATCGTGTACAGCCACACTTCTCGGAAATTTCAAAATTTGCTCCTCAACCCTTAACAATCTCAAAACTTCCCTCAACCTCTCCTTAAATTCAGAAGGTGTCATCATCTCGGCGGAAAATTTATCCACTATTTTCATAAGCCCCTCAAAATCAAGAAGTGCT
This window contains:
- a CDS encoding PD-(D/E)XK nuclease family protein, with the protein product MGVILSFPAGRKVFDVREEIKSRIERGEFKSFIYIVPTRRKIRELQREFLSYAPGNIAPELNLFTLELFARKLYFSSGVEKPKRLISETIQGLVFQMVIDSVIEQLEYFKPPGTGNELPKGTVNKLIDTIVGLKEDGIYPKDLLEQIDNVRRGEDRVKLKDIALIYEKYEGLLLSNSFVDVPGIFKELNNILTIENANLIFRNAFFEVDSVFIDGFSVFRLPEINLIKMLTKVDGLRIVILFDYFEKNNNLFGHLDECYNKFLDAGFEKLEVKPKTENDKFARYLNKYLFNYIGLKFDKYNAKDFVTLIEAKDRVDEVKTIARLIKSIVNERSDIDLSKICVATYRPEKYTNLFREIFPIYGIPANITDRFYLERSPLVSAIISLLDIPANDYAIGGIVKVLMSSYFDFCAGTGRELKPDNIYSASKELKIKSGREFWKERVERRIDFIKAKLDVTSDEDEYNQLVRELNLFNEALLDFEGLMKIVDKFSAEMMTPSEFKERLREVLRLLRVEEQILKFPRSVAVHDEIERDARAYQKFIEVVDEVLEVFEFNMKRRERYKFNFYVDLIKKAISRVRYNIRQKYGYGVYVTALEETRGLNFDVMIIAGLVDTEFPSVYEPEVFLSEELRKTEWRHKLDERYLFYQGVVNFKTHLYLTYPRTDGENELVRSRFIDSLEQVVEFEKVSSDDFDRGIFSMLELYDKFGRFLKFELGERGFDFVVEKFPKLVADYGDKMRYIFDISRVNISRSNSHDENYAEYKGIIKADYYDEKIKLGEHEERIFSISQLETYGKCPFRYFSERVLNLRTFEEIEDLLTPIERGILYHEVLYKFYNSWVELGLSIAENVDKAKELIVEIALEKASEFEINHPLWEVEVDELVENMKKFIDLEASSIEYREYKPIYFEVAFGPKIGSRAEVDVNLSTDKPIQIGRVKIQGKIDRIDVKGNKFLIYDYKTGRYVPTLDDLDRGIHLQIPIYIKVAEEIFKDRGYEMEGVGGVNYIVRGDVRIGRVLQKGEGRRSKKILDEEEYKKKIDLAVEKVNVYVDGIVNGKFGLTSHDDKISKICWGCPFIEICRISEVKFGIQIRNWG
- a CDS encoding ribonuclease H-like domain-containing protein — its product is MKSRVIFDIETSGFPIEDFDEAQYEYLMKFVEEEETEERRERERAKVIERLNLYPLTAQVVAIGMLNVDSSQGVVLYQSDEVETWEIEIEKILNIYASENSRKDKVKVKFIPGTEKEIIERFWEYISRFEIFITFNGRGFDCPFLMLRSAILGIKPSRDLMEYNRLRREPHIDLLDEFTFFGMMRKFSLDFYCKVFGIESPKSHGITGHDINRLFSEGKFRDIAQYCMYDLIAEAELFFRWEQFLNPRNIANERGL